A section of the Alligator mississippiensis isolate rAllMis1 chromosome 8, rAllMis1, whole genome shotgun sequence genome encodes:
- the LOC109283429 gene encoding uncharacterized protein LOC109283429: MSPQHHSQPGPALAPAPAPAPAPAVQSPLPAAGPGPCQALLLAALGALGAACLGLALCSALRVWPRPLPPPELLGGLQHTSGAHLLIQKASLQDSPNNIELQYEEGIYGVVHSPDFHYNKATHQLEVKVSGLYLLYAQLAVTCVVARSCLENSTVELQVHMEGITMTPAVTVQLSLAPQAGKAPSQLSLGMRYLKAGTRLVARLSTEPRALETWQLDQSAGRTRNFLGLLRLPGGDLTDSGGL; the protein is encoded by the exons ATGTCCCCGCAGCACCACagccagcccggcccggccctggccccggccccggccccggccccggccccggccgtcCAGAGCCCCCTCCCGGCCGCCGGGCCCGGGCCCTGCCAGGCGCTGCTGCTGGCGGCGCTGGGCGCGCTGGGCGCTGCCTGCTTGGGGCTGGCGCTGTGCTCGGCGCTGCGCGTCTGGCCCCGGCCGCTGCCCCCGCCCGAGCTGCTGGGGGGCCTGCAG CACACGTCTGGTGCCCACCTGCTTATCCAGAAGG CTAGTTTACAAGACAGCCCAAACAACATTGAGCTGCAATATGAGGAAGGCATCTATGGTGTGGTCCATAGCCCGGACTTCCACTACAACAAGGCCACGCACCAGCTGGAAGTCAAAGTCTCTGGCCTCTACTTACTCTATGCCCAGCTCGCGGTTACCTGCGTGGTTGCCCGGTCCTGCCTGGAGAACAGCACCGTGGAGCTTCAGGTCCACATGGAGGGCATCACCATGACCCCAGCTGTCACAGTACAGCTGTCCTTGGCACCCCAGGCCGGTAAGGCCCCATCCCAGCTGTCTCTGGGTATGCGCTACCTCAAAGCTGGCACCCGCCTGGTTGCCCGCCTATCCACTGAGCCCCGAGCCCTGGAGACATGGCAGTTGGATCAGAGTGCTGGGAGAACCCGCAACTTCTTGGGGCTTCTCCGGCTGCCTGGTGGGGACTTGACAGACAGTGGGGGATTATGA